A single Nostoc sp. PCC 7107 DNA region contains:
- a CDS encoding tetratricopeptide repeat protein, whose translation MEWTISLRAQQLDFIQRLKTKHLLHCEVEGQHSELTIIRGERLKELEKFSWRMAEKFKETSNIHHLFKSHFKGKVGEEVLKNRLTNFITKIDYETYIYGDGGVDFTLTANSNIGIQVKTRCDEIDTVRWFFKEEEIKKNAVLVCILSLEDIDERKTEYNFIFAGFLPTDLIEINCKQYSCGIHELLYCGGLRSYLETLLKPEYYHELGENYFNRKNFESAIFNYKKALQIHPYLVWSLVRCSDAYYNLGYFSLSIDGYTEVINSYHTWDLIYLVYYRRGNAYYQLGYKEMAISDYHEALKFFPNYADTYFKLAVVLNDIGDQQGAIFNYTEAIRLNTNNISSAYYNRGLIRLKIGDIQNAFEDFSKAFNIGLNPI comes from the coding sequence ATGGAGTGGACTATATCCCTACGCGCACAGCAATTAGACTTTATTCAAAGGCTAAAAACAAAACATTTACTCCATTGTGAGGTAGAAGGGCAGCATAGTGAATTAACGATTATTAGAGGCGAAAGATTAAAAGAATTAGAAAAATTTTCTTGGCGAATGGCTGAAAAGTTTAAAGAAACTTCAAATATTCATCATCTTTTCAAGAGCCATTTTAAAGGGAAAGTTGGCGAAGAAGTTTTAAAAAATCGCTTAACTAACTTTATTACTAAAATAGACTATGAAACATACATTTACGGAGATGGAGGAGTTGATTTTACTCTAACTGCTAACTCAAATATTGGTATTCAAGTCAAGACTCGTTGTGATGAAATTGACACAGTTCGATGGTTTTTTAAAGAAGAAGAAATTAAAAAAAATGCTGTGCTAGTTTGTATATTGTCTTTAGAAGATATAGACGAAAGGAAAACCGAATACAATTTTATTTTTGCGGGGTTTTTACCTACTGATTTAATTGAAATAAACTGTAAGCAATATTCATGCGGAATACATGAACTATTATATTGTGGAGGTCTACGCAGTTATTTAGAAACACTATTAAAGCCTGAATACTATCACGAGCTTGGTGAAAATTACTTTAATAGAAAAAACTTTGAAAGTGCAATATTTAATTACAAAAAAGCTTTACAAATACATCCTTATTTGGTTTGGTCTCTTGTTAGATGTTCTGATGCGTATTACAATTTGGGATATTTTTCCCTATCAATTGATGGTTACACTGAAGTAATTAACTCTTATCATACCTGGGATTTGATTTATTTGGTTTATTATCGTCGAGGCAATGCTTATTATCAACTTGGATATAAAGAAATGGCAATTTCAGACTACCATGAAGCTCTAAAGTTTTTTCCTAATTATGCAGATACCTATTTTAAACTGGCTGTAGTTCTTAATGATATAGGCGACCAGCAAGGCGCAATCTTTAACTACACTGAAGCTATCAGACTTAACACTAATAATATTTCTTCTGCATACTATAACCGAGGACTTATTCGTTTAAAAATAGGCGATATACAAAATGCCTTTGAAGATTTTTCAAAGGCATTCAATATAGGATTAAATCCAATATGA